The following proteins come from a genomic window of Pseudomonas putida:
- the aguA gene encoding agmatine deiminase — protein sequence MKTLNSTPRADGFHMPAEWAPQSQVWMVWPERSDNWRLGGKPAQAAHVTLAKAIARFEPVTVAVSAGQYENARRQLDLPNIRVVEISNDDAWVRDTGPTFVINDSGEVRGVDWGFNAWGGFDGGLYAPWNRDEELAAKVLEMERCQRYQTEGFVLEGGSIHVDGEGTLITTEECLLNRNRNPHLNREQIEEILREHLAVETIVWLPDGLYNDETDGHVDNFCCYVSPGEVLLAWTDDSNDPNYARCHAAYEVLKNSRDAKGREFVVHKMPIPGPLFATEEECAGVDHVVGSQERDPSVRLAGSYVNFLIVNGGIIAPSFNDPADAQARAILAKVFPDHEVVMIPGRELLLGGGNIHCLTQQQPAPVKR from the coding sequence ATGAAAACCCTCAACTCCACCCCCCGCGCCGACGGTTTCCACATGCCCGCCGAATGGGCGCCGCAAAGCCAGGTGTGGATGGTCTGGCCCGAGCGTTCGGACAACTGGCGCCTGGGAGGCAAGCCTGCCCAGGCTGCCCACGTCACCCTGGCCAAGGCCATCGCCCGCTTCGAGCCGGTTACCGTTGCTGTTTCTGCCGGCCAGTACGAAAACGCCCGTCGGCAGCTCGACCTGCCCAACATCCGTGTGGTGGAAATCAGCAACGACGACGCCTGGGTGCGTGATACCGGCCCGACCTTCGTCATCAACGATTCGGGCGAAGTGCGCGGTGTGGATTGGGGCTTCAACGCCTGGGGCGGCTTCGACGGCGGCTTGTACGCGCCGTGGAACCGCGATGAGGAGCTGGCAGCCAAGGTGCTGGAGATGGAGCGTTGCCAGCGCTACCAGACCGAAGGCTTCGTGCTTGAGGGCGGATCGATCCATGTGGATGGTGAGGGCACCCTGATCACTACCGAAGAATGCCTGCTCAACCGCAACCGCAACCCGCACCTGAACCGTGAGCAGATTGAAGAGATCCTGCGTGAGCACCTGGCGGTGGAGACCATCGTCTGGCTGCCCGATGGCCTGTACAACGACGAAACCGACGGCCACGTGGACAACTTCTGCTGTTACGTCAGCCCAGGCGAAGTGTTACTGGCCTGGACCGATGATTCCAACGACCCCAACTATGCGCGCTGCCATGCCGCCTATGAGGTGCTGAAAAACAGCCGCGATGCCAAAGGCCGCGAGTTTGTGGTGCACAAGATGCCCATTCCTGGCCCGCTGTTCGCCACTGAAGAAGAGTGCGCCGGCGTCGATCACGTGGTCGGTAGCCAGGAGCGAGACCCGTCGGTACGCCTGGCCGGGTCCTACGTGAACTTCCTGATCGTCAACGGCGGCATCATCGCGCCAAGCTTCAATGACCCGGCAGATGCCCAGGCCAGAGCCATTCTGGCCAAAGTATTCCCGGACCACGAAGTGGTGATGATCCCCGGGCGTGAACTGCTGCTGGGGGGTGGCAACATTCACTGCCTGACTCAGCAGCAACCGGCGCCGGTCAAGCGCTGA
- the rfbC gene encoding dTDP-4-dehydrorhamnose 3,5-epimerase — protein sequence MNIIATDIPDVLIIEPKLFGDSRGFFFESFNAREFARLTGFDAHFVQDNHSRSQRGVLRGLHYQIDNPQGKLVRVVQGEVLDVAVDIRRSSPTFGRWVATRLCAEDHRQFWIPPGFAHGFLVLSESADFLYKTTDYYNPAAERCIRWDDPQLAIDWGVEAPLLSAKDQAGALLADADLFP from the coding sequence ATGAACATAATCGCTACAGACATACCCGACGTACTGATCATCGAGCCCAAGCTCTTCGGTGACAGCCGCGGCTTTTTCTTCGAAAGCTTCAATGCCCGCGAGTTTGCCAGGCTGACAGGCTTTGACGCCCATTTCGTCCAGGACAACCACTCCCGCTCACAGCGCGGCGTGCTCCGCGGCCTGCACTACCAGATCGATAACCCCCAGGGGAAACTGGTGCGGGTTGTTCAGGGCGAAGTGCTGGATGTGGCCGTGGACATCCGCCGTAGCTCACCCACATTCGGCCGCTGGGTAGCCACCCGCCTGTGCGCCGAAGACCACCGCCAGTTCTGGATCCCGCCAGGGTTCGCCCATGGTTTTTTGGTGTTGAGCGAATCGGCTGACTTCCTGTACAAGACCACCGACTACTACAACCCCGCCGCCGAGCGCTGCATCCGCTGGGATGATCCACAGCTGGCCATCGACTGGGGCGTGGAAGCACCGCTGCTGTCGGCCAAGGACCAGGCCGGCGCGCTGCTGGCTGACGCGGACCTGTTCCCATGA
- the rfbD gene encoding dTDP-4-dehydrorhamnose reductase, whose translation MRVLVCGHNGQVAQALKTQLAGLGEVHLLGRDQLDLAQPEALREPLRQLAPELIINAAAYTAVDQAESEPDTAFAINAQAPGVLAEEALRLGAPLIHYSTDYVFDGEKAAPYTEQDVPNPLGVYGRSKLAGEQAIAAVGGAHLILRTSWVYSLHGRNFLLTMQRLLQEKPQLRVVNDQIGAPTWASTIALSTRALIERWQAGRAGAWGTYHLTAQGQTSWFGFAQAIGEQLKARGLPCAELLPIPSSEYPTPARRPANSRLDCSRLAREWDVTLPHWQQALIDCLK comes from the coding sequence ATGAGGGTGCTCGTGTGTGGCCACAATGGCCAGGTCGCCCAAGCGCTGAAAACGCAGTTGGCCGGCCTGGGCGAGGTACACCTGCTGGGCCGCGACCAGCTGGACCTGGCACAGCCCGAGGCCTTGCGCGAACCGCTGCGCCAGCTTGCCCCCGAGCTGATCATCAACGCTGCCGCCTACACCGCAGTGGACCAGGCCGAAAGCGAGCCGGACACCGCCTTTGCGATCAATGCCCAAGCCCCTGGCGTGCTTGCCGAAGAAGCGCTGCGCCTTGGCGCACCGCTGATTCACTACTCCACCGACTACGTGTTCGACGGGGAAAAGGCCGCGCCATACACCGAGCAGGATGTACCCAACCCGCTCGGTGTCTACGGGCGCAGCAAGCTTGCCGGTGAGCAGGCTATCGCTGCCGTGGGCGGCGCACACCTGATTCTGCGTACCAGCTGGGTGTACTCGCTGCACGGGCGCAACTTCCTGCTGACCATGCAACGCCTGCTGCAGGAAAAACCGCAACTGCGAGTGGTCAACGACCAGATCGGCGCGCCAACCTGGGCCTCGACCATCGCCCTCAGCACTCGCGCGCTGATCGAGCGCTGGCAGGCCGGCAGGGCCGGTGCCTGGGGCACCTATCACCTGACAGCCCAGGGCCAGACCTCGTGGTTCGGCTTTGCCCAGGCCATCGGCGAGCAGCTCAAGGCCCGTGGCCTGCCCTGCGCCGAGCTGCTGCCGATACCCTCCAGCGAATACCCCACGCCCGCGCGCCGGCCGGCCAACTCGCGCCTGGACTGCTCACGCCTGGCCCGCGAATGGGACGTAACGCTACCGCACTGGCAGCAGGCGCTGATCGACTGCCTCAAGTAG
- a CDS encoding sensor histidine kinase produces MIAKPTHPRRPRWRSLALLALCLAPLLWPLHHLAERYYQDELASQNRQTLDLYVANLLGTLHRYETLPQILGELPALRGVLADPFKLEAVTNANRLLKDIAHQTGAEVMYLMDVSGNTLAASNWDKRDSFVGRNFAFRPYFNEAMAGQLGRFFGQGTTSAKRGYFFAAAVHDRERIVGVLVVKVDLDHTETLWGNTPEQLLLTDHNGVVILTSRPDWRFRATRELTEAERQAIIAIQPYPTQAPQPLVLNQDAWLAQTRDIKETGWQVSILAPRILVDRSVQTVMAIGGGTLLVLMLLAGLVMQRRRHYIDRIDFEARGRQELENRVAQRTADLEGLNNRLKSAVLERENAQQELVRAQDELVQAGKLSVLGTMSASISHELNQPLAAIRSYAENAEILLDHQRTEDARGNLKLIGELTGRMASIIAHLRAFARRDRHAPESVALQPALDDALALLAKRRRAMAVELIRDLPDATLWVQAGETRLRQVLGNLLANALDALTEKANPRRLWLSAEKRDDYVYLFIRDNGPGFSRQALEHAKEPFFTTKTRTQGLGLGLAICESLMRALGGELLLANHPEGGALLTLQMRVAAPGANLQPSEDPSA; encoded by the coding sequence ATGATTGCAAAACCCACGCACCCACGCCGTCCCCGCTGGCGCAGCCTGGCCCTGTTGGCCCTGTGCCTGGCCCCTTTGCTGTGGCCGCTGCATCACCTTGCCGAACGCTATTATCAGGACGAACTGGCGTCGCAGAATCGCCAGACCCTGGACCTGTACGTCGCCAACCTGCTCGGCACCCTGCACCGCTACGAGACCCTGCCGCAAATTCTTGGCGAATTGCCGGCGCTGCGCGGCGTACTGGCCGACCCGTTCAAGCTCGAAGCGGTAACCAACGCCAACCGCCTGCTCAAAGACATCGCCCACCAGACCGGTGCCGAGGTGATGTACCTGATGGACGTCAGCGGCAATACCCTGGCCGCCTCCAACTGGGACAAGCGCGACAGCTTCGTTGGCCGTAATTTCGCCTTCCGCCCGTACTTCAACGAGGCCATGGCCGGGCAACTTGGGCGCTTCTTCGGCCAAGGCACCACATCGGCCAAGCGCGGCTATTTTTTTGCCGCAGCAGTCCATGACCGTGAACGCATCGTCGGGGTATTGGTGGTCAAGGTCGACCTGGACCACACCGAGACACTCTGGGGCAATACGCCTGAGCAACTGTTGCTAACCGACCATAACGGTGTGGTGATCCTCACCTCGCGGCCCGACTGGCGCTTTCGCGCCACGCGCGAGCTGACCGAGGCCGAGCGCCAGGCAATCATCGCCATCCAGCCCTACCCGACCCAGGCGCCACAGCCGCTGGTGCTCAACCAGGACGCCTGGCTGGCCCAGACGCGTGACATCAAGGAGACCGGCTGGCAGGTCAGCATCCTCGCACCGCGCATATTGGTCGACCGCTCGGTGCAAACCGTCATGGCCATCGGTGGCGGCACACTGCTGGTGCTGATGCTGCTGGCCGGCCTGGTGATGCAACGCCGCCGGCACTATATCGACCGCATCGACTTCGAAGCCCGGGGCCGCCAGGAGCTGGAAAATCGTGTGGCCCAGCGCACCGCCGACCTGGAAGGCCTCAACAACCGCCTGAAAAGCGCGGTACTGGAGCGCGAGAATGCCCAGCAGGAGCTGGTGCGCGCACAGGACGAGCTGGTGCAAGCGGGCAAGCTGTCGGTGCTCGGCACCATGTCGGCGAGCATCAGCCACGAACTCAACCAGCCCTTGGCAGCCATCCGCAGTTACGCGGAAAACGCCGAGATCCTGCTCGATCACCAGCGCACTGAAGATGCCCGCGGCAACCTCAAGCTGATCGGCGAACTGACCGGGCGCATGGCCTCGATCATCGCTCACCTGCGGGCCTTCGCCCGGCGGGACCGCCATGCGCCGGAAAGCGTGGCCCTGCAACCGGCGCTGGATGACGCCCTGGCTCTGCTGGCCAAACGTCGCCGAGCGATGGCCGTTGAGCTGATCCGTGACCTGCCTGATGCCACCCTGTGGGTGCAGGCCGGGGAGACACGCCTGCGCCAGGTGCTCGGTAACCTGCTGGCCAACGCCCTCGATGCCCTGACTGAAAAAGCCAACCCGCGCCGGCTGTGGCTGAGTGCCGAAAAACGCGATGACTACGTCTACCTGTTCATCCGCGACAATGGCCCGGGCTTCAGCCGGCAGGCCCTTGAGCACGCCAAGGAGCCGTTCTTCACCACCAAGACCCGCACCCAGGGCCTGGGCTTGGGCCTGGCCATCTGCGAAAGCCTGATGCGTGCCCTGGGCGGTGAACTGCTGCTGGCCAACCACCCGGAAGGCGGCGCCCTGCTCACCCTGCAAATGCGTGTGGCAGCGCCCGGCGCCAACCTGCAACCATCGGAGGACCCCTCGGCATGA
- a CDS encoding sigma-54-dependent transcriptional regulator, whose product MTPEIQIDSQAQVLLVDDDPHLRQALSQTLDLAGLKVVALADAQGLAERLEPDWPGVVVSDIRMPGIDGLQLLEQLHGRDNELPVLLITGHGDVPLAVQAMRAGAYDFLEKPFASEALLDSVRRALALRRLVLDNRSLRLALSDRQQLATRLVGHSPAMQRLREQIGALAGTRADVLILGETGAGKEVVARALHDLSSRRDGPFVAINAGALAESVVESELFGHEPGAFTGAQKRRIGKFEFANGGTLFLDEIESMSLDVQVKLLRLLQERVVERLGGNQLIPLDIRIIAATKEDLRQSADQGRFRADLYYRLNVAPLRIPPLRERGDDILVLFQHFADTASQRHGLPPQTLQPAHRAMLLRHAWPGNVRELQNAAERFALGLELALDHQAPAAAAPTAPLQLGNLSEQVEQFERSLIAAELGQPHSSMRSLAEALGIPRKTLHDKLRKHGLSFDGGHSGPDDHEDNRP is encoded by the coding sequence ATGACCCCCGAGATACAGATCGACAGCCAGGCCCAGGTGCTGCTGGTCGACGACGACCCACACCTGCGCCAGGCCTTGAGCCAAACCCTCGACCTGGCGGGGCTCAAGGTGGTTGCCCTGGCCGACGCCCAAGGCCTGGCCGAGCGCCTGGAGCCCGACTGGCCTGGCGTGGTCGTCAGCGACATCCGCATGCCCGGCATCGATGGCTTGCAACTGCTCGAACAATTGCACGGGCGTGACAACGAACTGCCAGTGCTGCTGATCACCGGCCACGGCGATGTGCCCCTGGCGGTGCAGGCCATGCGCGCTGGCGCCTACGACTTCCTTGAAAAGCCCTTTGCCAGTGAAGCTCTGCTCGACAGCGTGCGCCGCGCGCTGGCCCTGCGCCGGCTGGTGCTCGACAACCGCAGCCTGCGCCTGGCCTTGAGCGACCGCCAGCAACTGGCCACCCGCCTGGTCGGCCATTCGCCCGCCATGCAGCGCCTGCGCGAACAGATCGGTGCCCTGGCCGGTACCCGCGCCGACGTGCTCATCCTCGGCGAAACCGGCGCTGGCAAGGAGGTGGTGGCCCGCGCCCTGCACGATCTGTCCAGCCGCCGCGATGGGCCATTCGTGGCCATCAATGCCGGCGCACTGGCCGAGTCGGTGGTCGAAAGCGAGCTGTTCGGCCATGAGCCCGGCGCTTTCACCGGCGCGCAGAAGCGCCGCATCGGCAAGTTCGAGTTCGCCAATGGCGGCACGCTGTTCCTCGACGAAATCGAAAGCATGAGCCTGGACGTGCAGGTGAAGTTGCTGCGCCTGCTGCAGGAGCGAGTAGTCGAGCGCCTGGGCGGCAACCAGCTGATCCCGCTGGACATCCGCATCATTGCCGCAACCAAGGAGGACCTGCGCCAGTCCGCCGACCAAGGCCGCTTCCGTGCCGACCTTTACTACCGCCTGAACGTGGCACCGCTGCGCATCCCGCCGCTGCGCGAGCGAGGGGATGACATCCTGGTGCTGTTCCAGCATTTCGCCGATACCGCCAGCCAACGCCACGGCTTGCCACCGCAAACCCTGCAGCCGGCGCACCGGGCCATGCTGCTGCGCCATGCCTGGCCAGGCAATGTGCGCGAACTGCAAAACGCCGCCGAGCGTTTCGCCCTTGGCCTGGAGCTGGCGCTCGATCACCAGGCCCCCGCTGCCGCAGCACCCACAGCCCCGCTTCAGCTGGGCAACCTCAGCGAACAGGTAGAGCAGTTCGAGCGTTCGTTGATTGCCGCCGAACTGGGCCAGCCGCACAGCTCCATGCGCAGCCTGGCCGAGGCACTCGGTATCCCGCGCAAAACCTTGCATGACAAGCTGCGCAAGCACGGCCTCAGTTTTGACGGTGGCCACAGCGGGCCTGACGACCACGAGGACAACCGCCCATGA
- a CDS encoding YiiD C-terminal domain-containing protein, translated as MNSDSQYLQGVLHSDIPLTREMGLQVIDWQGQSLRLQLPLAANVNHKSTMFGGSLYCAAVLVGWGWLHLRLRELGIDDGHIVIQEGQISYPLPVTGTAVARCAAPDEKTWGRFIAMYQRRGRARLTLDTTVCNAGSDEPAVRFSGQYVLHR; from the coding sequence ATGAACAGCGACAGCCAGTACCTGCAGGGCGTCCTGCACAGCGACATTCCCCTGACCCGTGAAATGGGCCTGCAGGTCATCGATTGGCAAGGCCAGAGCCTGCGCCTGCAGCTGCCGCTGGCCGCCAACGTCAACCACAAAAGCACCATGTTCGGCGGCAGCCTGTACTGCGCCGCCGTGCTGGTGGGCTGGGGCTGGTTGCACCTGCGCCTGCGCGAGCTGGGCATCGACGACGGGCATATCGTCATTCAGGAAGGCCAGATCAGCTATCCGCTACCGGTCACCGGCACGGCAGTGGCGCGCTGCGCCGCACCGGACGAAAAAACCTGGGGGCGTTTCATTGCGATGTATCAGCGCCGCGGCCGTGCGCGGCTGACGCTGGACACCACGGTTTGCAATGCTGGCAGCGACGAGCCCGCCGTAAGGTTCAGCGGGCAGTATGTGTTACATCGCTGA
- the cysQ gene encoding 3'(2'),5'-bisphosphate nucleotidase CysQ: protein MNDQQLMHEVVKLAGLAGQAILPFWRADVAVTNKADDSPVTAADLAAHRVIADGLQALAPQIPVLSEEDCNIPLAERQGWQRWWLVDPLDGTKEFIAGSEEFTVNIALIENGEVVFGVVSMPTSGRCYFGGQGLGAWRAEAGGEPQPVQVRNAPPADGRFTVVASRRHSSPQQEALLSGLGAAVGELELANIGSSLKFCLLAEGSADCYPRLAPTSQWDTAAAQGVLEGAGGEVIGVDGQPFRYPPRESLLNPFFLALPAAASWRQALIQLASAM, encoded by the coding sequence ATGAACGACCAGCAACTGATGCATGAAGTGGTGAAACTGGCCGGCTTGGCAGGGCAGGCGATCCTGCCGTTCTGGCGCGCCGACGTGGCGGTGACCAACAAGGCGGATGATTCGCCAGTGACCGCCGCCGACCTGGCCGCACACCGGGTTATCGCCGACGGCCTGCAGGCGCTGGCGCCGCAGATCCCTGTGCTGTCCGAGGAAGACTGCAATATCCCGTTGGCCGAGCGCCAGGGCTGGCAGCGCTGGTGGCTGGTCGACCCTTTGGACGGTACCAAGGAGTTCATCGCGGGTAGCGAAGAGTTCACCGTCAATATCGCGCTGATCGAAAACGGCGAAGTTGTGTTTGGCGTGGTTTCGATGCCGACCAGCGGCCGCTGCTATTTCGGTGGCCAAGGCCTGGGCGCCTGGCGGGCAGAGGCAGGCGGCGAGCCGCAACCGGTCCAGGTCCGTAACGCGCCACCTGCCGATGGTCGTTTCACCGTGGTGGCCAGCCGTCGCCATTCCAGCCCACAGCAGGAAGCGTTGCTGTCTGGGCTCGGCGCTGCTGTCGGTGAGCTGGAGCTGGCCAATATCGGCAGCTCGCTCAAGTTCTGCCTGCTGGCCGAAGGCAGCGCCGACTGCTACCCGCGCCTGGCGCCGACCTCGCAGTGGGACACCGCTGCGGCGCAAGGCGTGCTGGAAGGGGCAGGCGGCGAAGTGATCGGCGTGGACGGCCAGCCGTTCCGCTACCCGCCACGCGAATCCCTGCTCAACCCCTTCTTCCTCGCCTTGCCCGCAGCTGCCAGCTGGCGTCAGGCGCTAATCCAGCTCGCCTCAGCGATGTAA
- the nudE gene encoding ADP compounds hydrolase NudE, protein MRQKPTVLSREIVASSRLFRVEAVQLRFSNGNERTYERLVGRGNGYGAVMIVAMLDAEHAVLVEEYCGGTDEYELSLPKGLIEPGEDVLAAADRELKEEAGFGARQLEHLTELSLSPGYMSQKIQVVLATDLYEERLEGDEPEPMRVDKVNLRDLSALAMHPQFSEGRALAALYLARDLLIQRGLLEV, encoded by the coding sequence ATGCGCCAGAAACCCACCGTTCTCAGCCGCGAGATCGTCGCCAGCAGCCGCTTGTTCCGCGTAGAGGCCGTGCAGTTGCGTTTCAGCAACGGCAACGAGCGTACCTACGAGCGCCTGGTCGGGCGCGGCAATGGATACGGCGCCGTCATGATCGTGGCCATGCTCGATGCCGAACACGCGGTGCTGGTGGAGGAGTATTGCGGTGGTACAGATGAATACGAACTGTCCCTGCCCAAAGGCCTGATCGAACCGGGCGAGGATGTGCTGGCAGCGGCTGACCGGGAGCTCAAGGAAGAAGCCGGCTTTGGCGCGCGTCAGCTGGAACACCTGACCGAGCTTTCGCTGTCCCCCGGCTACATGAGCCAGAAGATCCAGGTGGTGCTGGCCACCGACCTTTACGAAGAGCGGCTGGAGGGCGACGAGCCGGAGCCGATGCGGGTGGACAAGGTCAACCTTCGCGACCTCTCGGCGCTGGCCATGCACCCCCAGTTCAGCGAGGGGCGGGCGCTGGCGGCGTTGTACCTGGCGCGTGACTTGCTGATTCAGCGGGGGCTGCTCGAGGTATGA
- the yrfG gene encoding GMP/IMP nucleotidase has translation MPVLPWSAIDTVLLDMDGTLLDLHYDNRFWLEHLPQRYAQVHGVSRAMAEMELQPLFERNAGTLNWYCLDFWSRELNLPIRELKREIADLIALRPDADTFLAAIRQAGKRVVMITNAHRDSLSLKLERVELAPYFERLISSHDYGYPKESPQFWDALQADIGFEPGRSLFIDDTLAILRSARRFGVGHLLAVRQPDSQAAPRDTQEFAAVEDYRELLVGL, from the coding sequence ATGCCTGTTCTTCCCTGGTCTGCCATCGATACTGTCCTGCTGGACATGGACGGCACGCTGCTCGATTTGCACTACGACAACCGCTTCTGGCTGGAGCACCTGCCCCAGCGCTACGCCCAGGTGCACGGCGTAAGCCGGGCGATGGCCGAAATGGAGCTGCAGCCGCTGTTCGAACGCAATGCCGGCACGCTCAACTGGTACTGCCTGGACTTCTGGAGCCGCGAGCTGAACTTGCCGATCCGCGAACTCAAGCGCGAGATCGCCGACCTGATCGCCCTGCGCCCAGACGCCGATACCTTCCTGGCAGCGATCCGCCAGGCCGGCAAGCGCGTGGTCATGATCACCAATGCGCACCGCGATTCGCTGTCGTTGAAGCTGGAGCGGGTGGAGCTGGCGCCGTATTTCGAGCGGCTGATCAGTTCCCATGATTACGGCTACCCGAAAGAGAGCCCGCAGTTCTGGGATGCGTTGCAGGCTGATATCGGGTTCGAGCCTGGGCGCAGCCTGTTCATCGACGACACCTTGGCCATTCTGCGCAGTGCCCGGCGGTTTGGCGTGGGGCATTTGCTGGCCGTGCGCCAGCCCGATAGCCAGGCGGCGCCGCGCGATACCCAGGAGTTTGCGGCAGTCGAGGATTACCGGGAGTTGCTGGTAGGCCTTTAA
- the lysM gene encoding peptidoglycan-binding protein LysM — MSLFSFVKEAGEKLIDLLTPGNANAEEQLKKHVESVGLGNPNITATVEGDKIILKGEVASQEEKEKIILAAGNISGVASVDDQITVTGPVVQAARFVTVKKGDTLSAIAVVVYGNAGQYNKIFEANKPMLKHPDKIYPGQVLRIPD; from the coding sequence ATGAGCCTTTTCAGTTTCGTGAAGGAAGCCGGCGAGAAGTTGATCGACCTGCTGACCCCAGGCAATGCCAATGCCGAGGAGCAGTTGAAGAAACACGTGGAGAGTGTCGGCCTGGGCAACCCGAACATCACCGCTACGGTCGAGGGTGACAAGATCATCCTCAAGGGCGAGGTGGCCAGCCAGGAGGAGAAGGAGAAAATCATCCTCGCGGCCGGCAACATAAGTGGTGTGGCCAGCGTTGATGATCAGATCACTGTAACAGGGCCGGTGGTTCAGGCTGCGCGGTTCGTAACCGTGAAAAAGGGTGACACGCTGTCAGCCATTGCCGTGGTCGTGTATGGCAACGCCGGCCAGTACAACAAGATCTTCGAAGCCAACAAGCCGATGCTCAAGCACCCGGACAAGATCTATCCGGGGCAGGTGCTGCGGATTCCGGACTGA
- the fdhD gene encoding formate dehydrogenase accessory sulfurtransferase FdhD, with protein sequence MNSKPPVCAASTPLALPAASNTYDYVQLDDAARASTPLAEEVALAIVYNGLNQAVMLVSPTDLEDFAVGFSVGSGIVEGTADIYDLKLSGSGSALYADLEISSRAFWNLKNQRRQLAGTSGCGLCGVEALEQALPELAELPGAPLPPAQWLVGLRERIDAFQPLGQHCGAVHAALFMNAQGELLLGREDIGRHNALDKLIGALLRQGIATEGGLAIVTSRCSLELIQKVLRAGIQTLVSLSAPTGLALQWARKHNLNLIHLPKHSAPRVYSPAAES encoded by the coding sequence ATGAACAGCAAGCCTCCGGTCTGCGCGGCCTCGACGCCTCTGGCATTACCTGCCGCCAGCAACACCTACGATTACGTCCAGCTCGACGACGCTGCGCGCGCCAGCACGCCGCTGGCCGAAGAAGTCGCCCTGGCCATCGTCTACAACGGCCTCAACCAGGCCGTGATGCTGGTCAGCCCCACCGATCTTGAAGACTTTGCGGTCGGCTTCAGCGTTGGCAGCGGCATTGTCGAAGGTACCGCGGACATCTACGACCTGAAGCTCTCCGGCAGCGGCTCGGCGTTGTACGCCGACCTGGAGATTTCCAGCCGCGCATTCTGGAACCTGAAAAACCAGCGCCGCCAACTGGCCGGCACCAGCGGTTGCGGCCTGTGTGGCGTCGAAGCCCTGGAGCAGGCGCTGCCGGAGCTGGCCGAGCTGCCTGGCGCGCCATTGCCACCGGCGCAGTGGCTGGTGGGCCTGCGTGAGCGTATCGATGCCTTCCAGCCTCTGGGCCAGCACTGTGGTGCCGTGCATGCGGCATTGTTCATGAACGCCCAGGGCGAACTGCTGCTCGGCCGCGAAGACATCGGCCGCCACAACGCCCTGGATAAGCTGATCGGCGCCCTGCTGCGCCAGGGCATCGCCACCGAAGGCGGCCTGGCGATCGTCACCAGCCGCTGCAGCCTGGAGCTGATCCAGAAAGTCCTGCGTGCCGGCATCCAGACCTTGGTCAGCCTCTCGGCCCCTACCGGGCTTGCCCTGCAATGGGCGCGCAAGCACAACCTCAACCTCATTCATCTGCCCAAACACAGTGCACCGCGGGTCTATAGCCCAGCGGCGGAGTCGTAA